The genomic window cggtgCACCATCGATGTGTTCCTTTCCCAAACAACAGCtccaaccaaccccaactccaaccaaccccaactccaaccaaccccaactccaaccaaccccaactccaaccaaccccaactccaaccaaccccaactccttctccAGTCTCCACTGCTTctcaaaagaggaaaaacaaaacgtTACTGTGGGAGTCTTTAACACGCTTGCCTCGGTgggttttctctcttcccccctgctgcagtcatACAGCATAGAGCTCATAGATCTTCTTTACACAGTAcaccagggcagccagggctaTCGTGTTGTGCAGTCTCTTTCTGTGCAGGTCGTCCTTCCTCACCAGCACCACGGGGGTGGAGGAGGTGAGCGTATGCAGGGGCAGGCGGGACAGTTTATAGGCATCGTACTCCACCTGGTACTTGCAACAGGGGTCGAACTGCCAGGAGATGCCGTAGAGGGTGCAGCAAGCCACGCTCAGCACCCCGGCAGGCAGGGAGATGTAGTGAGAATAATCTACTGGAAGTGCCAGGGGGGTGAAGAGGCAGGTGGTGCCTGCCAGCACGGCTGTCTTGTGCAGGCAGTTCCCCACGGTGATCCAGCGGGCGGTCTCGTCCCCGATGCGGGTGGGCTCGATCACTATGTACTTGTACTGCGCCTCCAGGGCCTGCTCCAGCTCGTACTCAAACTGGTCCTGAGCGTTCTCTCCGTTGTAGATCTCATGCACAATGTAGCAGTCTGTGGAGGACAAGGTGACCCTGGTAATGGGAAAGGCACAGTTAACACCACAGAGC from Dryobates pubescens isolate bDryPub1 chromosome 4, bDryPub1.pri, whole genome shotgun sequence includes these protein-coding regions:
- the TMEM11 gene encoding transmembrane protein 11, mitochondrial, encoding MAAWGRRRAGPGSTNSGGGRERVTLSSTDCYIVHEIYNGENAQDQFEYELEQALEAQYKYIVIEPTRIGDETARWITVGNCLHKTAVLAGTTCLFTPLALPVDYSHYISLPAGVLSVACCTLYGISWQFDPCCKYQVEYDAYKLSRLPLHTLTSSTPVVLVRKDDLHRKRLHNTIALAALVYCVKKIYELYAV